In Haloarcula rubripromontorii, the sequence CGCCTCGTTTGTCTGCTGGCCGCTGCCCAGCACGGCAACGGAGTCGGGGTCCCGTTCGTGGACGGCCTGCAGTCCCTCGACGGCACGGGCCAGCGCCACGTCCCACTGGGTCTGGCGGAGTTCACCACCGCTGCGGACCATCGGCCGCGTGAGCCACTCCCCGTCGGGGGCCTTGCTCTCCCGGAGCCCGCGAGCGCATGCCAGTCCCTGACTGACCGGATGGGCGGCATCGCCGCGGGCGGCGTCGATGCCGTACCCCTCGTCAGCCCCCTGGTGCATGTGTCCACAGCCGACGGCACACCGCATACACGTCGTCGGGACCCAGTCGCTCACAGCCGTCCACGCGCCGTGACGACGCCCATTCGTCCAGTTTGGCATAAGATTACAGTACGTTCGGATGCCATTGTCGTACGTACATAGATGAATACACACCGTATAACAGTGACTCTTTACGAAATACTTATTTCACCCGAGAGTATGTGACATCCGTCCACTAGATCGGTAGCACCGCCGGGTAACAACAGTTTCTTTCTGACAGCGGTCAAACGGCCGCGTATGAACCACGAGCAGTCACGAGCGCTGTACGACCGCGCCCTGTCGGTGCTGTCGGGCGGCGTCAACTCCTCCGTGCGAGCGACGCGGCCCTACCCGTTCTTCGTCGAGAAGGGGGACGGCGGGCATGTCATCGACGCCGACGGCAACCGCTACATCGATTTCGTCATGGGCTACGGGCCGCTACTACTGGGCCACAGCCTGCCCGAACAGGTCCAGTCGGCCATCCAGCAACACGCCGCCGAGGGGCCGATGTACGGCGCCCCCACCGAGGTCGAGGTCGAACTGGCCGAGTTCGTCACCCGGCACGTCCCCAGCGTCGAGATGCTGCGGTTCGTCAACAGCGGGACCGAGGCGACCGTCTCGGCGGTCCGACTGGCTCGTGGCTACACCGGGCGGGACAAGATAGTGGTGATGCAGAGCGGCTACCACGGCGCACAGGAGTCGACGCTGGTCGAGGGCGAGGGCGACCACACCACACCCTCCAGCCCCGGCATCCCCGAGAGCTTCGCCGAACACACGCTGACGGTCCCGTTCAACGACGAGGACGCCGCCCGCGAGGTGTTCGAGGAACACGGCGACGACATCGCCGCGGTCCTCACGGAACCGATCCTCGGGAACTACGGCATCGTCCACCCGGTCGAGGGCTACCACGAGACGCTGCGGGAACTGTGTGACGACCACGGCTCACTGCTGGTCTTCGACGAAGTCATCACCGGCTTCCGCGTCGGCGGCCTCCAGTGTGCCCAGGGCGCGTTCGACATCGACCCCGACATCACCACCTTCGGGAAGATAGTCGGCGGGGGCTTCCCAGTGGGCGCAATCGGCGGCAAGAGCGAAATCATCGAGCAGTTCACGCCCGCCGGCGACGTGTTCCAGTCGGGCACGTTCTCGGGCCACCCGGTCACGATGGCCGCCGGGCTGGAGACGCTTCGGTATGCGGCTGAACACGACGTATACGACCACGTCAACGACCTCGGCGAGCGCCTCCGGGCGGGCCTACAGGACATCCTCGAAGACCAGGCCCCCGAGTACACCGTCGTCGGCCGCGACTCGATGTTCAAGGTCATCTTCACCCGGGACGGGCCGGACTCCTTCGAGGGGCACTGCGAGGCCGGCTGCCAACAGCAGGAGTCGTGTCCCCGCTTTGATTACTGTCCGAAGACCGGCCACGACGTGACACAGGCCGAGACCGAGCGGTGGGAGCGGCTGTTCTGGCCCGCGATGAAGGAACAGGGCGTGTTCCTCACGGCGAACCAGTTCGAGTCACAGTTCATCTGTGATGCCCACACAGGTGAAGACATAGAGAATGCGCTCGAAGCGTACAAAGAGGCGATATGAAGTGAGCGACGACGACATCGCACTCTCGGAAAAGCGGATGTACGGCGAGAAGCGCCCGGAGACCCACGCGTACGTCGCGTCGGGGCTGGGCGTCACCCGCGTCGAAACGGCCGGCGGCCAGATCGGCCGGTTCAGCCTGAGCGAGCGATGCAACGCCCGCGACGTGGCCGGCGGAAGCGGCGAAGTCGCGGTCGCTACCGACGAGGACGTGCTCGTGTTGACCGACGACGGCTTCGTCCCGACCGGGTTCGGCCCGGCCACCGCTGTCGGCTACGACGGCGCGGGCCTGCTGGCGGCCGGCGAGGGCCGCGTCGCCCGCTACGCTGACGGCGACTGGGCCGAACTCGGAACCGTCGACGACGTTCGCGCCATCGATGGCGACCGCATCGCCGCGGCCGATGGCGTGTACGCCCTGCCGTCGCTCGACCGACTCGGCCTGATAGACGTGGCCGACGTGGCCGGCGACTACGCCGCGACCGAGAGCGGGCTGTACCGCCGGAACGGCGACGACTGGACCGAGGTTCGCTCGGGGAGTCACCGGGCCGTCGCCGCCGACGGCGAGCGCGTCCACGCCGCCGCGGCGGATGGACTGTACGAACTGACAGCCGGCGGCTGGGAGCCATGTGCGTTGCCGGCGACCGAGCGCGTGGTCGACGTGGTTCACGGCGACGACACCTACGCCATCACCGAGAACGGCACCTTCCTCGTTGCGACCGCGGCCGAGGCGACCGCCGACGGACAGGGCGGCTGGCGACAGCGCTCGCTGGGCGTCCCCGATGTCGTCGGCGTCGCCGTGGCCTGACCCCGACAGCAGTAATCGGCCGCGTGCCTGTCTCACGCGCCACACCCGCTTACAGAACCGAAACAGGGTTTAGCCCGGGCAGCCACCCACCGCACATGATTATCCCCGGAGCTGATACGCAGGCGTTCGCGGCGACTCTCGCCGAGGCGACCGGCGAGCAGCTGGGACGGGTCGAGTACGAGCGGTTCCCCGACGGCGAGCACGTCGTCCGCGTGCCCGAGGCGGTCTCGGGCGAACGAGCCGTCGTCGTTGCCTCGACCGTCGACAGCGACGCCCACGTACAGGTACTCCAGTTGCAGGACGCGGCCCGCGAGAGCGGAGCCAGCGAGGTCGTCACTGTGATCCCGTACATGGGCTACGCCCGGCAGGACGAGGCGTTCAAGCCCGGCGAGCCGGTTTCCTCGCGGGCGATGGCCCACGCTATCTCGACCGGGACGGACCGCGTGGTGACGGTGAACCCCCACGAGCCGGCCGTCTGTGACTTCTTCGACGTGCCGGCCACCCACGTCGACGCCGCGAGCGTCCTCGCGGACCCGCTGCCGGACACCCTCGAAGACCCGCTCTTCCTCTCGCCCGACGAAGGCGCAATCGACCTTGCGAGGACAGTCCGGGACGCCTACGGCGAGGGTGAAACGGACTTCTTCGAGAAGGACCGCGACTACGACACCGGCGACATCGAAATCCGACCCAGCGACGCGCCGGTCGAGGGCCGGGACGTGGTGCTTGTCGACGACATCATCGCCACCGGGTCGACGATGAGTGAGTCGGTCAGCGTCCTCGGCGACCGCGACGCACAACGGGTGTTCGTCACCTGCGTCCACCCGATGCTCGCCAGCAATGCCCTGACAAAGCTCAACACCGCCGGCGTCGAGGCCGTCTACGGCACGGACACGCTCGAACGCGCCGTCAGCGAGGTCAGCGCCGCGCCGGTCGTCGCAGACCAGTTGTAGTCACGCCTTGTTTGAGCGGGGACGTCACTCCGACGCTTCCGCAGCCGCGACCGGAGCAATCGCGATCCCGCATCCACCTTTTTCAGCGTCGGGTTCGCTCGCGATACTCGCGAACCGCTCCTTGAAAAACGTGGGTGAAAAAGCAGCACGCTCCCTCCGGTCGCGTGCTGTTCTAATCAGATGCTTCCACGGCCGCAACGGGAGCAATCGCGATCTCCATCTCCACGCCCTCGACATCCCACGTTTTGCGGTGGCCATCTTCGACGCTGTCTAGCTCGTCCGCGCGGACCTCCTCTTTGATCAGGGATTCGTGTTCGCGGACCAGCGAGTCCACGCGCTCGTCGTCGATTGCGAGGTCAACGACAATCCGTTCC encodes:
- the hemL gene encoding glutamate-1-semialdehyde 2,1-aminomutase codes for the protein MNHEQSRALYDRALSVLSGGVNSSVRATRPYPFFVEKGDGGHVIDADGNRYIDFVMGYGPLLLGHSLPEQVQSAIQQHAAEGPMYGAPTEVEVELAEFVTRHVPSVEMLRFVNSGTEATVSAVRLARGYTGRDKIVVMQSGYHGAQESTLVEGEGDHTTPSSPGIPESFAEHTLTVPFNDEDAAREVFEEHGDDIAAVLTEPILGNYGIVHPVEGYHETLRELCDDHGSLLVFDEVITGFRVGGLQCAQGAFDIDPDITTFGKIVGGGFPVGAIGGKSEIIEQFTPAGDVFQSGTFSGHPVTMAAGLETLRYAAEHDVYDHVNDLGERLRAGLQDILEDQAPEYTVVGRDSMFKVIFTRDGPDSFEGHCEAGCQQQESCPRFDYCPKTGHDVTQAETERWERLFWPAMKEQGVFLTANQFESQFICDAHTGEDIENALEAYKEAI
- a CDS encoding HVO_0234 family beta-propeller protein, whose protein sequence is MSDDDIALSEKRMYGEKRPETHAYVASGLGVTRVETAGGQIGRFSLSERCNARDVAGGSGEVAVATDEDVLVLTDDGFVPTGFGPATAVGYDGAGLLAAGEGRVARYADGDWAELGTVDDVRAIDGDRIAAADGVYALPSLDRLGLIDVADVAGDYAATESGLYRRNGDDWTEVRSGSHRAVAADGERVHAAAADGLYELTAGGWEPCALPATERVVDVVHGDDTYAITENGTFLVATAAEATADGQGGWRQRSLGVPDVVGVAVA
- a CDS encoding ribose-phosphate diphosphokinase yields the protein MIIPGADTQAFAATLAEATGEQLGRVEYERFPDGEHVVRVPEAVSGERAVVVASTVDSDAHVQVLQLQDAARESGASEVVTVIPYMGYARQDEAFKPGEPVSSRAMAHAISTGTDRVVTVNPHEPAVCDFFDVPATHVDAASVLADPLPDTLEDPLFLSPDEGAIDLARTVRDAYGEGETDFFEKDRDYDTGDIEIRPSDAPVEGRDVVLVDDIIATGSTMSESVSVLGDRDAQRVFVTCVHPMLASNALTKLNTAGVEAVYGTDTLERAVSEVSAAPVVADQL